In Geobacillus kaustophilus, a genomic segment contains:
- a CDS encoding phosphatase PAP2 family protein: protein MLNMNRRLWITSVIGFALFLLVWAAMANGLTKAIDQGGLRLFDSWQWFDPFTFLGNGKTIGAVSVMLVICLWFFRRDVYGMVLVAVAVGGGYGINEWLKHIIGLARPPHAEIGGFSFPSGHAMIGTIYLLLLAYFLAQTRMKRGERAAIYGVFGALALLTGLSRLSLQVHYPSDVLGGFLLGGAYVSACLALYRTLVKRRERL, encoded by the coding sequence ATGCTCAACATGAATCGACGATTATGGATCACGTCGGTCATAGGCTTTGCCCTTTTTTTGCTTGTTTGGGCGGCGATGGCCAATGGGTTGACAAAGGCCATCGATCAAGGTGGGCTGCGGTTGTTTGATTCATGGCAATGGTTTGATCCGTTCACCTTCTTGGGCAATGGGAAAACAATCGGCGCGGTTAGCGTGATGTTGGTCATCTGTTTATGGTTTTTTCGGCGCGATGTGTATGGGATGGTGTTAGTAGCAGTGGCTGTTGGCGGGGGATATGGCATCAATGAGTGGCTAAAACATATCATTGGACTGGCTCGACCGCCTCATGCTGAAATCGGCGGGTTCAGTTTTCCAAGCGGCCATGCGATGATTGGGACGATTTACTTGTTGCTTTTGGCGTACTTTTTGGCGCAAACGCGCATGAAGCGCGGCGAGCGGGCCGCGATTTACGGCGTTTTTGGAGCGCTTGCCCTGTTGACCGGCTTAAGCCGGTTAAGTCTGCAAGTGCATTATCCGTCTGATGTGCTCGGCGGGTTTTTGCTTGGGGGGGCCTACGTATCGGCCTGCCTTGCCCTTTACCGCACGCTCGTCAAGCGGCGCGAGCGTTTATAG
- a CDS encoding NAD-dependent deacylase, with translation MTIASWLATSRRTVVLTGAGMSTESGLPDFRSPRTGLWARFNPSELATVEALHHRRESFVEFYQYRIRTLQECQPHDGHRLLADWERRGLVHTIITQNVDGFHQEAGSQRVIELHGSLRTVHCQRCGQSKPSFVYLHGIWTCECGGVLRPSVVLFGEPLPEKAIDQAWKAARQADLFVVLGSSLQVSPANQLPIVAKRSGAKLVIINWEPTELDDLANAIIHQRKIGEVLNELNEQLTEVNG, from the coding sequence ATGACCATCGCTTCATGGCTGGCTACCTCGCGCCGCACCGTCGTGCTGACCGGCGCTGGCATGTCGACCGAAAGCGGGCTGCCCGACTTCCGCTCGCCGCGCACCGGGCTGTGGGCGCGCTTTAACCCAAGCGAGCTCGCCACAGTCGAGGCGTTGCATCATCGCCGTGAATCGTTCGTTGAGTTTTACCAATATCGCATTCGCACGTTGCAGGAGTGTCAGCCGCACGACGGGCATCGCCTATTGGCCGATTGGGAGCGGCGCGGACTCGTCCACACGATCATAACGCAAAACGTGGATGGCTTTCACCAAGAAGCCGGCAGCCAACGCGTCATCGAGCTCCATGGCTCGCTTCGCACCGTCCATTGTCAGCGATGCGGGCAATCAAAGCCAAGCTTTGTCTATTTGCACGGGATATGGACGTGCGAATGCGGCGGTGTTTTACGTCCGTCGGTCGTGTTGTTTGGCGAGCCGCTGCCGGAGAAAGCCATCGACCAAGCTTGGAAAGCGGCCCGCCAAGCGGACTTGTTCGTTGTGCTCGGCTCCTCTCTGCAGGTATCCCCAGCCAACCAGCTGCCGATTGTCGCCAAACGGAGCGGAGCAAAACTCGTGATCATCAATTGGGAGCCGACCGAACTGGACGATCTCGCCAACGCCATCATCCACCAGCGAAAAATCGGCGAGGTGCTGAACGAGCTTAATGAGCAGTTGACGGAGGTGAACGGATGA
- a CDS encoding GDYXXLXY domain-containing protein: MAARIVKTGYALAFLCIIAGIVYFFAANWPEMGREAKVGISIGVMAAFYIASAALLGRHRFLGRWMLIGGVLAFGIALALLVQIYNSHADSYWLFLAWLVPTAVLAPLTKERLLSVIALGLLQLACWFYYFPSAYRIEWTEWSSFGLLLLFAAINGVLIGVSRTPLVAHLAYIAMHGWLLAVGVTGFSYGRDAWWPYVYAVLLAGLLYYFLVIAKQRSYVLLTSLFAGLFLLIQYIRLLADHFETWLLLIGLMAAAAVLYGGIVLLRRTGLFSAETKAGRRFLAAFQAIVTLAASALATASLLGLYLLWAESWSPYVLFFISIFGFVVPASLGWRWNAAVRYTLLAVGYGLGLTMAWEVSRAALFIYAIGLAIGLVRSSDSGVRRLTTVALTLYLGIGLDSVVDDGRMVLLALAFVNGGLYAYGRWSGAPPLTPLVLAFGALGIATSVDVFAADGLYVALNIAMLAALAFFLFRGRRLERKVASVYFVLYLVLKYYELAWNLLHKSVSLLAAGVVLFVWTVWLEKRNGFTWTGGVHWSRRVLLFVLAVVVAQFSFLGYTVWQKERLLQYGDVVKLEIEPLDPRSLLQGDYIGLRYDISTIPSLDGNGRVQVGLRKGEDGVHRLAGVYAVNGEKRAGYAPQPGDVIITGTFHGPQVVYGIESYFVPEKTGEKWRESARFAYVRVSKNGDALLEAISAK; encoded by the coding sequence ATGGCGGCCCGTATCGTGAAAACGGGGTATGCGTTGGCGTTTTTGTGCATCATTGCCGGTATTGTTTATTTTTTTGCCGCCAACTGGCCTGAGATGGGGCGAGAGGCGAAAGTCGGGATCAGTATCGGCGTGATGGCGGCATTTTACATCGCAAGCGCGGCGCTTTTGGGCCGCCATCGTTTTTTAGGGCGCTGGATGTTGATCGGCGGGGTGTTGGCGTTTGGCATCGCGTTGGCGTTGCTTGTACAAATTTACAATTCGCACGCTGACAGTTATTGGTTGTTTCTTGCCTGGCTTGTGCCGACTGCTGTGCTGGCGCCGCTGACAAAAGAACGGTTACTGTCGGTTATCGCCCTTGGTTTGTTGCAACTTGCGTGCTGGTTTTATTATTTTCCATCCGCTTATCGGATTGAGTGGACGGAATGGTCATCGTTTGGTCTGCTCTTATTGTTTGCAGCGATCAATGGTGTGCTGATTGGTGTCAGCCGTACGCCGTTAGTCGCCCATCTCGCTTATATTGCTATGCATGGCTGGCTGCTTGCTGTTGGAGTGACCGGTTTTTCATATGGACGCGACGCATGGTGGCCATACGTTTATGCGGTGCTGCTTGCCGGGCTGCTTTATTATTTTCTTGTCATCGCCAAGCAGCGGTCGTATGTGTTGTTGACGAGTTTGTTTGCCGGACTGTTTTTGTTGATTCAATACATTCGCCTGCTCGCTGATCATTTTGAAACGTGGTTGCTTCTTATTGGGCTTATGGCAGCCGCTGCTGTGCTATATGGCGGCATTGTACTATTGCGGCGGACTGGGCTGTTTTCAGCGGAGACGAAAGCCGGGAGGCGGTTTTTGGCGGCGTTTCAAGCCATTGTCACGCTGGCGGCATCGGCGTTGGCGACGGCGAGCCTGCTCGGTTTGTATTTGCTTTGGGCGGAGTCATGGTCGCCGTATGTGCTCTTTTTCATCTCCATTTTTGGGTTTGTTGTTCCCGCCTCGCTTGGGTGGCGCTGGAATGCCGCGGTTCGCTATACGCTCCTTGCTGTTGGCTACGGGCTTGGGTTGACGATGGCGTGGGAGGTGTCTCGGGCAGCGCTGTTCATCTATGCCATCGGGCTTGCTATCGGGTTGGTCCGCTCGTCAGACAGTGGGGTGCGCCGGCTGACGACGGTGGCGCTGACGCTATATTTGGGGATAGGGCTTGATTCGGTCGTGGATGACGGACGGATGGTGCTGCTTGCGCTGGCTTTCGTCAACGGCGGGCTGTATGCATACGGCCGATGGAGCGGAGCGCCGCCTCTCACTCCGCTCGTTTTGGCGTTCGGCGCACTTGGGATCGCGACCAGCGTTGATGTGTTTGCGGCTGATGGGCTGTACGTTGCTTTGAATATCGCCATGCTTGCCGCGCTTGCCTTCTTTCTTTTTCGCGGGCGGCGGCTGGAGCGTAAGGTCGCTTCGGTGTATTTCGTGCTTTATCTCGTGTTGAAATATTATGAGCTGGCGTGGAACTTGCTTCATAAATCGGTCAGTTTGCTCGCGGCCGGAGTTGTGTTGTTCGTATGGACGGTTTGGCTGGAGAAACGAAATGGCTTCACATGGACTGGAGGAGTGCACTGGAGCCGCCGCGTTTTGCTGTTTGTGCTCGCTGTTGTGGTCGCCCAATTTTCATTCTTAGGTTATACCGTGTGGCAAAAGGAGCGGCTATTGCAATATGGTGATGTCGTGAAGCTTGAGATTGAACCGTTGGATCCGCGCTCGCTGTTGCAAGGAGATTATATCGGGCTTCGGTACGATATTTCCACGATTCCATCATTGGACGGCAACGGACGGGTGCAAGTCGGGTTGCGAAAAGGAGAGGACGGGGTGCATCGTTTGGCCGGAGTATACGCGGTCAATGGAGAAAAAAGAGCAGGATACGCGCCGCAGCCGGGGGATGTGATCATCACTGGCACGTTTCACGGCCCGCAAGTGGTGTATGGCATTGAGTCATATTTCGTCCCGGAAAAGACAGGGGAGAAATGGCGAGAGAGCGCCCGCTTTGCCTATGTGCGTGTGAGCAAAAATGGCGATGCACTGCTTGAGGCGATCAGCGCAAAATGA
- the gltB gene encoding glutamate synthase large subunit, whose translation MKHYGLPEAQGLYRPEFEHDACGIGFYAHLKGKPSHDIIEKALHMLRQLEHRGGQGSDPETGDGAGIMTQIPHEYFQAVCGGMNLPEKGRYGVGMFFLPENEEKRKRYEAKLNEIIAQEGQRLLGWRTVPIDREKLGKLARQSQPFIRQVFVEASDDAADELAFERKLYVIRKQFEKCVENNECYVASFSSRTIVYKGLLTPEQIDAFYLDLQDERFRSAFALVHSRFSTNTFPSWERAHPNRYLIHNGEINTLRGNVNWMTAREKQFVSEAFGADLEKVVPILDTNGSDSSILDNAFEFFVLAGRKPAHVAMMLIPEPWFWDEQMDDAKKAFYEYHSCLMEPWDGPTAISFTDGKQIGAILDRNGLRPARYYVTKDDYIVFSSEVGVIDVDPNNILYKERLSPGKMLLVDLEQGRIISDQEIKEEMAHEKPYRQWINEQMITLGDLDIPEDVEAPKQLVKLQKAFGYTFEDVEKTILPMAAEGKDPTGAMGMDAPLAVLSERPQSLFNYFKQLFAQVTNPPIDAIREYVVTSTMTLLGKEGNILHPDAKAARRIRLETPLLTNEELAALKANPHPEFACAVLPTLFTDDLKQALDELFAKADEAIENGAALLVLSDRGVDETHVAIPVLLATSGLHQHLVRKGTRTNVNLLIESGEAREVHHFAALIGYGADAINPYLALETIRQASENGTIALSYREAVKTYIKAAVDGVVKVMSKMGISTVQSYRGAQIFEAVGIGNDVIDEYFTGTASQIGGIGLAEIAKEAKMRHESAFGARYEDDVLDTGSELQWRRNGEHHAFNPKTIHLLQWACRKNDYNLYKQYSKLANEEQLTFLRNLFDFDSSRQPVPIEEVEPVESIVRRFKTGAMSFGSISQEAHEALAIAMNRIGGKSNSGEGGEDPARYVKDANGDWRRSAIKQVASGRFGVKSHYLVNADELQIKMAQGAKPGEGGQLPANKVYPWVGKVRGSTPGVELISPPPHHDIYSIEDLAQLIYDLKNANKNARISVKLVAKAGVGTIAAGVAKGNADVIVISGYDGGTGASPKTSIKHAGLPWELGLAETHQTLMLNGLRDRVILETDGKLMTGRDVVMAALFGAEEFGFATAPLVVLGCVMMRVCHLDTCPVGVATQNPELRKKFTGKPEHVVNFMYFVAQEVREIMAELGFRTIDEMVGRVDVLKVSERAKAHWKAKHLDLSRLLYQVDGPRTCSKGQNHRLEETLDHTEILPAVQPALERQEPVELHLAIRNVHRTVGAMTGSEISKRYGEEGLPDDTIRLHFTGSAGQSFAAFVPKGMTLELVGDANDYVGKGLSGGKVIVRPPHEAPFATTDNVIIGNVAFYGATSGEAYIRGRAGERFCVRNSGVHAVVEGVGDHGCEYMTGGRVVILGLVGKNFAAGMSGGIAYVLADEDSWQQTANLELVSFERLEDEEEIRDVRRMIENHYRYTGSPRAALVLEEWDAYVHRFVKVIPRNYKLMIETIQTLEQSGFSHEEAVMAAFETVAKRKKAAAVGVHVLQAAAK comes from the coding sequence ATGAAACACTACGGATTACCGGAAGCGCAGGGGTTGTATCGCCCGGAATTTGAACATGATGCATGCGGGATCGGGTTTTATGCGCATTTGAAAGGAAAACCGTCGCACGACATTATCGAAAAGGCGCTTCATATGCTTCGCCAGCTTGAACACCGCGGCGGACAAGGGAGCGATCCGGAAACGGGCGATGGCGCGGGCATTATGACGCAAATTCCGCATGAGTATTTTCAAGCGGTGTGCGGCGGGATGAACTTGCCGGAAAAAGGGCGCTACGGGGTCGGGATGTTCTTTTTGCCGGAAAATGAAGAAAAGCGGAAGCGTTATGAAGCGAAATTGAACGAAATCATCGCGCAGGAAGGACAACGGCTGCTCGGATGGCGGACAGTTCCGATCGATCGTGAAAAGCTTGGCAAACTGGCGCGGCAAAGCCAGCCGTTCATCCGCCAAGTGTTTGTCGAGGCAAGCGATGATGCCGCCGATGAGCTGGCGTTTGAGCGGAAGCTGTATGTGATCCGCAAACAGTTTGAAAAATGCGTGGAAAACAACGAGTGCTACGTAGCAAGCTTTTCAAGCCGGACGATCGTCTATAAAGGGCTTTTGACGCCGGAACAAATCGATGCATTTTATTTGGATTTGCAAGACGAACGGTTCCGCTCGGCGTTCGCCCTCGTGCATTCGCGCTTCAGCACAAACACGTTCCCGAGCTGGGAGCGGGCCCATCCGAACCGCTATTTGATCCATAACGGCGAGATCAACACGCTGCGCGGCAATGTCAACTGGATGACGGCGCGCGAGAAGCAATTTGTTTCGGAAGCGTTCGGCGCGGATTTGGAAAAAGTCGTGCCGATTTTGGATACGAACGGCAGCGACTCGTCGATTTTGGACAATGCGTTCGAATTTTTCGTTCTTGCTGGCCGGAAGCCGGCTCATGTCGCGATGATGCTCATTCCGGAACCGTGGTTTTGGGATGAGCAAATGGACGACGCGAAAAAGGCGTTTTACGAGTATCATAGCTGTTTGATGGAGCCGTGGGACGGCCCGACGGCGATTTCGTTCACGGACGGCAAGCAAATCGGCGCCATTTTGGACCGGAACGGCCTGCGCCCGGCCCGCTATTACGTCACCAAAGACGACTACATTGTTTTCTCATCCGAGGTCGGCGTCATTGATGTCGATCCGAACAACATTTTATATAAGGAACGGCTGAGCCCGGGGAAAATGCTTTTGGTTGACCTCGAGCAAGGGCGCATCATCTCCGACCAGGAAATCAAGGAAGAAATGGCTCATGAAAAGCCATATCGCCAATGGATCAACGAGCAAATGATCACGCTTGGCGATCTGGACATTCCAGAGGACGTCGAAGCGCCGAAGCAGCTCGTCAAACTGCAAAAAGCGTTCGGCTACACGTTTGAAGATGTGGAAAAAACGATTTTGCCGATGGCGGCGGAAGGAAAAGATCCGACCGGCGCCATGGGCATGGACGCTCCACTTGCCGTGCTGTCGGAGCGGCCGCAGAGCTTGTTCAACTACTTCAAGCAGCTGTTCGCCCAAGTGACAAATCCGCCGATTGATGCGATCCGCGAGTATGTCGTCACGTCCACGATGACGCTGCTTGGCAAAGAAGGGAACATTTTGCATCCGGACGCCAAAGCGGCGCGGCGCATCCGCCTTGAGACGCCGCTGCTGACGAACGAGGAACTGGCGGCGTTAAAAGCGAACCCGCATCCGGAGTTTGCCTGTGCGGTGCTGCCGACGCTGTTTACTGATGATTTGAAACAGGCGCTTGATGAGCTGTTTGCCAAAGCGGATGAAGCGATCGAAAACGGGGCGGCGCTTCTTGTGCTGTCCGACCGCGGCGTTGATGAAACACATGTTGCCATTCCGGTTTTGTTGGCGACAAGTGGGCTTCACCAGCATCTTGTCCGCAAAGGGACGCGCACGAACGTCAACTTGCTTATCGAAAGCGGTGAAGCGCGCGAGGTGCATCATTTTGCGGCGCTCATCGGCTACGGGGCCGACGCCATCAACCCGTACTTGGCCCTGGAGACGATCCGCCAAGCATCAGAAAACGGCACGATCGCCTTGTCTTACCGTGAAGCGGTGAAAACGTATATCAAGGCGGCTGTTGACGGCGTCGTCAAAGTGATGTCGAAAATGGGCATTTCGACGGTGCAAAGCTACCGCGGCGCACAAATTTTTGAGGCGGTCGGCATCGGAAACGATGTCATCGATGAGTACTTTACCGGCACGGCGTCGCAAATCGGCGGCATCGGGCTTGCGGAAATCGCCAAAGAAGCGAAAATGCGCCATGAGTCCGCATTTGGCGCACGGTACGAAGACGATGTGCTGGATACGGGCAGCGAGTTGCAATGGCGCCGCAACGGCGAACATCACGCGTTCAACCCGAAGACGATTCATTTGCTGCAATGGGCATGCCGGAAAAACGATTACAACCTCTATAAACAATATTCGAAATTGGCCAATGAAGAACAGTTGACGTTCTTGCGCAATTTGTTCGATTTCGATTCGAGCCGACAGCCGGTGCCGATTGAGGAAGTCGAACCGGTCGAGTCGATCGTCCGCCGCTTTAAAACGGGTGCCATGTCGTTCGGTTCAATCAGCCAGGAAGCCCATGAGGCGCTGGCGATCGCGATGAACCGGATTGGCGGGAAAAGCAACAGCGGCGAGGGCGGCGAAGACCCGGCCCGCTATGTGAAAGACGCAAACGGCGACTGGCGCCGCAGTGCGATCAAACAAGTGGCGTCCGGACGGTTTGGCGTAAAAAGCCATTATTTGGTCAATGCTGATGAATTGCAAATCAAAATGGCGCAAGGAGCAAAACCAGGCGAAGGCGGGCAGCTTCCGGCCAACAAAGTGTATCCGTGGGTCGGCAAAGTGCGCGGCTCCACGCCGGGGGTGGAGCTTATTTCTCCGCCGCCGCACCATGACATTTATTCAATTGAAGATTTGGCCCAACTTATTTATGATTTGAAAAACGCCAACAAAAACGCGCGCATCAGCGTCAAGCTCGTCGCGAAAGCCGGCGTCGGCACGATCGCGGCAGGGGTGGCGAAAGGGAACGCCGATGTTATCGTCATCAGCGGCTATGACGGCGGCACGGGTGCGTCGCCGAAAACGAGCATTAAGCACGCAGGCCTGCCGTGGGAGCTTGGGTTGGCGGAAACGCACCAAACACTCATGCTCAACGGGTTGCGCGACCGCGTCATCTTGGAAACGGACGGAAAACTGATGACCGGCCGCGATGTCGTGATGGCGGCGCTGTTTGGCGCTGAAGAGTTCGGCTTTGCGACCGCTCCGCTCGTTGTTTTAGGCTGTGTCATGATGCGCGTCTGCCATTTGGATACATGCCCGGTCGGCGTGGCGACGCAAAATCCGGAGCTGCGCAAAAAATTCACCGGGAAGCCAGAACATGTCGTCAACTTTATGTACTTTGTCGCTCAAGAAGTGCGGGAAATTATGGCGGAGCTCGGCTTCCGCACGATCGACGAAATGGTCGGCCGCGTCGATGTCTTGAAGGTAAGTGAGCGGGCGAAAGCGCATTGGAAAGCGAAACATCTCGACCTGTCGCGTCTTCTGTACCAAGTCGATGGACCGCGCACTTGCAGCAAAGGGCAAAACCATCGTTTGGAAGAGACGCTTGATCATACAGAAATTTTGCCGGCGGTGCAGCCAGCGCTTGAGCGGCAGGAGCCGGTCGAACTTCATCTTGCCATTCGCAACGTCCACCGCACGGTCGGGGCGATGACGGGAAGCGAGATTTCGAAACGCTACGGTGAGGAAGGATTGCCGGATGATACGATCCGCCTCCATTTCACCGGATCGGCCGGGCAAAGTTTTGCGGCGTTTGTGCCGAAAGGGATGACGCTCGAGCTCGTCGGCGACGCGAACGACTACGTCGGCAAAGGGCTTTCGGGCGGCAAAGTGATCGTCCGTCCGCCGCATGAGGCGCCGTTTGCCACAACGGACAACGTCATTATCGGCAACGTCGCCTTCTACGGGGCGACGAGCGGCGAAGCGTACATTCGCGGCCGCGCCGGCGAACGGTTCTGTGTGCGCAACAGCGGCGTCCATGCCGTCGTTGAAGGAGTCGGCGACCATGGCTGTGAATATATGACTGGCGGCCGCGTCGTCATCCTCGGTTTGGTTGGCAAAAACTTCGCCGCTGGCATGTCCGGGGGCATCGCTTACGTTCTCGCTGACGAAGACAGCTGGCAGCAAACCGCCAACCTTGAGCTCGTCTCGTTTGAGCGGCTCGAAGACGAGGAAGAAATTCGCGACGTGCGCCGGATGATCGAAAACCATTACCGCTATACGGGAAGCCCGCGGGCGGCGTTAGTGCTCGAAGAGTGGGATGCGTATGTCCACCGGTTTGTCAAAGTCATTCCGCGCAACTATAAACTGATGATTGAAACGATTCAAACGCTCGAGCAATCTGGATTTTCACATGAAGAAGCCGTCATGGCGGCGTTTGAAACGGTGGCGAAACGGAAAAAAGCGGCTGCCGTCGGTGTCCATGTGTTGCAAGCGGCCGCGAAATAA
- the tnpA gene encoding IS200/IS605 family transposase, with the protein MEQQYRRTKTTVSLINYHFVFCPRYRRKVLVGRVEERFKQLVEEICEENDWVILAMEVMPDHCHLFLNCLPSDSPSDIMARVKGVTSRRLRQEFKHLSHLPSLWTRSFFVSTAGNVSSETIKRYVESQKKRG; encoded by the coding sequence ATGGAACAACAATATCGAAGAACGAAAACAACTGTATCTTTAATTAACTATCATTTTGTTTTCTGTCCACGTTATCGAAGAAAAGTGTTAGTAGGCAGAGTGGAAGAGCGATTCAAGCAGTTAGTAGAAGAAATTTGCGAAGAGAATGATTGGGTCATCCTTGCTATGGAAGTGATGCCTGATCATTGCCATTTGTTCTTGAATTGTCTCCCTTCTGATTCTCCATCAGATATTATGGCAAGAGTGAAAGGAGTGACTTCCAGACGATTAAGACAAGAATTTAAACACTTGTCTCATTTGCCAAGTCTTTGGACACGCTCTTTCTTCGTTAGCACAGCAGGGAATGTATCAAGTGAAACAATAAAACGCTATGTGGAATCTCAAAAGAAAAGGGGGTGA
- a CDS encoding glutamate synthase subunit beta, with amino-acid sequence MGKATGFMEYAREEEKKRDPLSRLDDWKEYTQPFSEEVLARQGARCMDCGTPFCHMGLELNGLTSGCPVHNLIPEWNDLVYRGRWKEALDRLLKTNNFPEFTGRVCPAPCEGSCTVAISDPAVAIKGIERAIIDKGFAEGWVKPRIPKTRTGKKVAIVGSGPAGLACADQLNQAGHSVTVYERADRIGGLLMYGIPNMKLEKEIVERRVRLLEEEGITFITNTEVGKDITADELRAQYDAVVLCIGAQKQRDLAIEGRELEGVHFAMDYLTGVTKSLLDSNFADGQFINAKGKRVIVIGGGDTGADCVATALRQSCKSVVQFGKHPALPDKRPDDNPWPQYPLVFTLDYAYEEAKAKFGADPRQYCIQTKKIVGDEHGRVKELHTIQMEKIIDENGKAIFQEIPGTEQVWPCDLVFIAIGFEGPEQPLLKQFGVETTNNKVKAPYGKYTTNVEGVFAAGDARRGQSLIVWAIHEGRGAAREVDRFLMGETKLP; translated from the coding sequence GTGGGAAAAGCAACAGGGTTTATGGAATATGCACGCGAGGAAGAAAAAAAGCGCGACCCGCTTTCCCGTCTTGATGATTGGAAAGAATATACACAGCCGTTTTCGGAAGAGGTGTTGGCCCGCCAAGGCGCCCGCTGTATGGATTGCGGCACGCCGTTTTGTCATATGGGCTTGGAGCTAAACGGCCTTACTTCGGGGTGCCCGGTGCACAACTTGATCCCAGAATGGAACGATTTGGTGTACCGAGGCCGCTGGAAAGAAGCGCTTGACCGACTTTTAAAGACCAACAACTTCCCAGAATTCACCGGCCGCGTCTGTCCGGCGCCGTGCGAAGGATCGTGCACGGTGGCCATTTCCGACCCAGCGGTTGCGATTAAAGGAATCGAACGGGCCATTATTGATAAAGGGTTTGCCGAGGGATGGGTGAAACCGCGTATTCCGAAGACGCGCACGGGGAAAAAGGTGGCCATCGTCGGCTCCGGCCCGGCCGGGTTGGCCTGCGCTGACCAACTCAACCAAGCCGGCCATTCGGTGACGGTGTATGAGCGGGCTGACCGCATCGGCGGCTTGTTGATGTACGGCATTCCGAATATGAAACTGGAAAAAGAGATCGTCGAACGGCGGGTGCGTCTGCTCGAAGAGGAAGGCATCACGTTTATTACGAACACTGAAGTCGGCAAAGATATTACGGCTGACGAACTGCGTGCTCAGTACGACGCCGTCGTTTTGTGCATCGGTGCGCAAAAGCAGCGCGATTTGGCCATTGAAGGCCGGGAGCTTGAGGGTGTCCATTTTGCGATGGATTATTTGACCGGCGTGACGAAAAGTTTATTGGATTCGAATTTTGCCGACGGCCAGTTTATCAATGCCAAAGGAAAACGTGTCATCGTGATCGGCGGCGGCGACACGGGGGCCGACTGCGTGGCGACCGCGCTGCGCCAAAGCTGTAAAAGCGTCGTCCAGTTCGGCAAACACCCTGCTTTGCCGGACAAGCGCCCGGACGACAATCCGTGGCCGCAATATCCGCTCGTCTTTACGCTTGACTACGCGTATGAAGAAGCAAAAGCGAAATTCGGCGCCGACCCGCGTCAATATTGCATTCAAACAAAGAAAATCGTTGGCGACGAGCACGGCCGGGTGAAAGAACTGCATACGATTCAAATGGAAAAAATCATCGATGAAAACGGCAAAGCGATCTTTCAAGAAATTCCGGGGACGGAACAAGTATGGCCGTGCGATTTGGTGTTTATCGCCATCGGGTTTGAAGGGCCAGAGCAACCGTTGTTGAAGCAGTTTGGCGTTGAAACGACCAACAACAAAGTGAAAGCTCCTTACGGCAAATATACGACCAACGTCGAAGGGGTGTTTGCCGCCGGCGACGCCCGCCGCGGCCAAAGCTTGATCGTCTGGGCCATCCATGAAGGCCGGGGGGCGGCCCGTGAAGTCGACCGGTTCCTGATGGGAGAGACAAAGTTGCCGTAA
- a CDS encoding fructosamine kinase family protein encodes MNKETILQEALRSIGDHSRIRHWRRVSGGDINDAYRVQSDKQTYFVKMQCFPPVGFFAAEQMGLELIRQARAIRVPHAFGFGEADGWGWLILEWVEGTETAQTAEQLGRGLARLHQCCGPAFGLDRDTYIGTLPQRNGWYGRWLDYYRDARLTPQITRAAEKGLLPAKRRKSLEWLLDHLDRWLPNDCFPSLLHGDLWSGNWLPGPDGIPYLIDPSVLYGHHEFEIAFTELFGGFPSRFYESYCELMPLSPGYHERKPLYQLFYLLVHLNLFGEAYGGAIDRVLERYTED; translated from the coding sequence ATGAACAAAGAAACGATATTGCAAGAGGCGCTCCGATCGATCGGCGATCATTCCCGCATCCGCCATTGGCGCCGCGTCTCGGGCGGCGACATCAATGACGCCTACCGCGTCCAAAGCGATAAGCAAACGTACTTTGTGAAAATGCAATGTTTTCCGCCAGTTGGATTTTTCGCTGCCGAACAGATGGGCCTCGAGCTGATCCGGCAAGCGCGCGCCATCCGTGTTCCGCATGCCTTCGGCTTCGGGGAAGCGGACGGCTGGGGATGGCTTATCTTGGAATGGGTCGAAGGAACAGAAACGGCACAAACAGCCGAACAGCTCGGCCGCGGCCTTGCCCGCCTCCATCAATGCTGCGGGCCGGCGTTTGGCCTTGACCGCGATACCTATATCGGGACGCTGCCGCAGCGAAACGGCTGGTACGGCCGTTGGCTCGACTATTACCGCGACGCCCGCCTTACACCACAAATAACGCGAGCGGCGGAGAAAGGGCTCTTGCCCGCCAAGCGGCGCAAGAGCCTCGAATGGCTGCTCGATCATCTTGACCGCTGGCTTCCGAACGACTGCTTCCCATCACTGTTGCATGGCGATTTATGGAGCGGCAACTGGCTTCCTGGTCCTGACGGCATCCCGTATTTGATCGACCCGTCCGTTTTGTACGGCCATCATGAGTTTGAGATCGCCTTCACCGAACTGTTTGGCGGTTTTCCATCCCGGTTTTATGAGAGCTATTGCGAGCTCATGCCGCTCTCTCCGGGGTATCATGAGCGGAAACCGCTCTACCAGCTGTTTTACTTGCTCGTGCATTTGAATTTGTTCGGTGAGGCGTACGGTGGGGCGATCGATCGCGTGCTTGAACGTTATACGGAGGATTGA